In Marinobacter antarcticus, one genomic interval encodes:
- a CDS encoding META domain-containing protein, whose product MTSVVAATGFFISACATGPDAPIASGSYQCGQLDVRIASAGDGDLLGVDYQGNRLLLKPKVSASGALYVAPGDDETSFWSKGERATFTVKGQAYPECLQAGALEMPFEATGNEPFWDARVEGEELLFKRPYESGEPEKVALETMVANRNGREFRGDLDGQELTLKVARQLCEDTMSGSQFPAQVRLELNGEVFQGCGGDPERLFRGAEWVVEDLAGVGIIDRSRMTIEFFDENRLAGQASCNRYGGQYELTGEGVSFDYMYVTKMACAPALMNQENRFLEFMAKVKRASIGRHGELVLTTTTGEKITAFQSTESKGNP is encoded by the coding sequence ATGACATCCGTCGTCGCAGCTACCGGGTTTTTTATCTCCGCGTGTGCCACAGGCCCGGATGCGCCGATAGCTTCAGGCAGCTATCAGTGTGGTCAGCTGGATGTCAGGATTGCCAGTGCAGGCGACGGCGATCTGTTGGGTGTTGATTATCAGGGAAACCGGCTGCTGCTGAAGCCAAAAGTGAGTGCTTCCGGAGCGCTCTATGTGGCCCCCGGAGACGATGAAACCAGTTTCTGGAGCAAGGGTGAGCGGGCAACATTTACCGTAAAAGGACAGGCGTACCCGGAGTGCCTGCAAGCAGGCGCGCTGGAAATGCCGTTTGAAGCCACTGGCAACGAACCTTTCTGGGACGCTCGTGTGGAGGGCGAAGAACTGCTGTTTAAACGTCCTTATGAATCCGGAGAGCCTGAAAAGGTTGCGCTTGAAACAATGGTCGCTAACCGCAATGGCCGCGAGTTCCGTGGTGATCTGGATGGGCAGGAGCTGACGCTCAAGGTCGCCCGTCAGCTCTGTGAAGATACTATGTCTGGCTCCCAGTTTCCGGCGCAAGTGCGCCTTGAGCTGAACGGAGAGGTTTTTCAGGGCTGTGGTGGCGACCCTGAGCGTCTTTTTCGCGGCGCAGAATGGGTTGTTGAAGACCTGGCAGGTGTCGGGATTATTGACCGTTCCCGCATGACCATCGAGTTTTTTGATGAGAATCGTCTCGCCGGTCAGGCTTCCTGTAATCGCTACGGAGGCCAGTACGAGCTTACGGGTGAAGGGGTGAGCTTCGACTATATGTACGTTACGAAAATGGCCTGCGCGCCGGCCCTCATGAATCAGGAAAACCGTTTTCTGGAGTTCATGGCAAAGGTAAAACGCGCGTCGATCGGGCGCCACGGAGAGCTGGTGCTGACAACCACAACAGGAGAGAAAATCACGGCGTTTCAGTCAACGGAAAGCAAGGGCAACCCGTAA